A region from the Triticum aestivum cultivar Chinese Spring chromosome 3D, IWGSC CS RefSeq v2.1, whole genome shotgun sequence genome encodes:
- the LOC123076461 gene encoding uncharacterized protein At4g15970-like — translation MAKFDAQSNFAGLAELLPMVATDDRTVIITSVNEAFARSGSLLGLFRESFFAGEKIDHFLNHLLVVAMDPMAYRHCRTVHRFCYLLPTTKTSMDLSSASDFMSDAYVALVWTKLELQQRVLQLGYSFLFTDVDILWFRDPFRHIGVHADMATSCDVFSGDADDLSSWPNTGFYYVKATNRTVEMLRRWRAARRRFPRNHEQTIFNNIKHELAGAGSDLRIRVQFLDTARFGGFCQLFRNDMARACTMHANCCIGMANKVSDLRDVLGQWRNYTVMAPAEKMKAKAAGRSFEWRVPAKCGTPDKRP, via the exons ATGGCTAAATTC GATGCCCAGTCCAATTTCGCAGGTTTGGCTGAGCTTCTGCCCATGGTGGCCACGGACGACCGGACGGTGATCATCACGTCGGTGAACGAGGCGTTCGCGCGGTCGGGCTCCCTGCTGGGCCTCTTCCGTGAGAGCTTCTTCGCCGGCGAGAAGATCGACCACTTCCTCAACCACCTGCTCGTCGTCGCCATGGACCCCATGGCCTACCGCCACTGCCGGACCGTGCACCGGTTCTGCTACCTCCTCCCGACGACGAAGACGTCCATGGACCTGAGCTCCGCGAGCGACTTCATGAGCGACGCGTACGTGGCGCTGGTGTGGACCAAGCTGGAGCTCCAGCAGCGCGTGCTCCAGCTCGGCTACAGCTTCCTGTTCACGGACGTGGACATCCTGTGGTTCCGGGACCCGTTCCGGCACATCGGCGTGCACGCGGACATGGCGACGTCCTGCGACGTGTTCTCGGGCGACGCGGACGACCTCAGCAGCTGGCCCAACACGGGGTTCTACTACGTGAAGGCGACGAACCGGACGGTGGAGATGctgcggcggtggcgggcggcgcggcggaggttCCCGCGGAACCACGAGCAGACCATCTTCAACAACATCAAGCACGAGCTCGCCGGCGCCGGCAGCGACCTGCGCATACGCGTGCAGTTCCTCGACACGGCGCGCTTCGGCGGCTTCTGCCAGCTGTTCCGCAACGACATGGCGAGGGCGTGCACCATGCACGCCAACTGCTGCATCGGCATGGCGAACAAGGTCAGCGACCTCCGGGACGTGCTGGGGCAGTGGAGAAACTACACGGTGATGGCGCCGGCggagaagatgaaggccaaggCCGCCGGGAGGAGCTTCGAGTGGCGCGTCCCGGCCAAGTGCGGGACGCCCGACAAGAGGCCATAG